The Anguilla anguilla isolate fAngAng1 chromosome 4, fAngAng1.pri, whole genome shotgun sequence genome has a window encoding:
- the ndc1 gene encoding nucleoporin NDC1 isoform X6 — MFLLGHSHWFLSKVIWWRAAASTAWTVLLLPVTTALFIVLSKASLFHPIQWISESVSLFYGSYVIFCLLILTAVVLFVGFFNLEYYTVVPSIPCTRIALLGKVLHPQQFVHSLAHCMMGMVVAWCASVMIGGRYKFIASPCTEDSGGSAHQMCLNEYHLFLLLAGAFIGYSYSLLGVVRNMNYVSFHTVQQFKYLRFKGALPLVVKYSAVQSLYSLRNYCIFYFFFGYVPRAWICTTMNLHKNSSVTALDTVAGLLDLSLLYHLWISGTFLLVIWYTTMLLFKIYISEAYSVPVQSSFSEDIFQCLPAVLSGKEPMILKFLALQDLALLSQHSPSRRQEVFSLSQPGGHPHNWSAICKECLSLINDLTQRLVTYHEVVSFNGRAKPQSIGRDQQSTSSDSSVASGMEELAKTPWVSSASHTTGVMPLRSSMTAMSGPQAAGFTPKSDSPFASPAMKRLVGGQDPFSPWFGSVQSPHVTRRRPKLWTSSTAGSPLNGSPSASPAESPIPSPATRTPSFLTLWVHNRQEQLPEASSQALFADSQAHIWALEGLSHLVVASYTEDRFGVVQTTFSSILSSMLILQEAVDKHFKLPHASSKPVRSSFNLEDTTYKTLRFALRAALKTAIYRITTTFGQHIYAVQMSGEHRKRLQQFMEYRE; from the exons ATGTTTCTACTTGGGCACAGTCATTGGTTCCTTTCTAAG GTTATTTGGTGGAGAGCTGCTGCCAGCACTGCATGGACAGTGTTGCTGTTACCAGTCACCACAGCTTTGTTCATAGTTTTGAGCAAAGCTAGTTTGTTCCATCCCATCCAGTGGATTTCTG AATCCGTGAGTCTCTTCTATGGCTCCTACGTCATTTTCTGTCTCCTCATCCTTACTGCGGTTGTGCTGTTTGTTGGGTTCTTCAACCTGGAATATTACACCG TGGTGCCCTCCATCCCTTGCACCAGGATAGCCCTGTTGGGAAAAGTGCTTCATCCTCAGCAGTTTGTCCACTCGTTGGCCCATTGCATGATGGGCATGGTGGTGGCATGGTGTGCGTCTGTGATGATCGGAGGGAGATATAAATTCATAGCCTCCCCATGCACTGAGGATAGCGG TGGCAGTGCTCATCAGATGTGTCTAAATGAGTATCATCTCTTCTTGCTATTGGCTGGAGCCTTTATTGGATACAGTTACAGCCTTCTTGGAGTGGTTAGAAATATGAACTATGTTTCATTTCACACCGTACAG CAGTTCAAGTACCTGCGTTTCAAGGGAGCACTGCCTCTGGTTGTGAAGTACAGTGCAGTTCAGTCGTTGTATTCATTACGGAACTAttgcattttctattttttcttcg GATATGTGCCCAGAGCCTGGATTTGTACTACAATGAACCTTCATAAAAACAG CTCTGTCACTGCCCTGGACACAGTCGCTGGACTCCTGGACCTCTCCTTGCTTTACCATCTGTGGATCAGTGGCACCTTCCTTCTGGTCATCTGGTACACCACCATGCTTCTCTTCAAGATTTACATCAGTGAG gCGTACAGTGTACCTGTGCAGTCATCATTTTCTGAGGACATATTCCAATGCCTTCCTGCAGTTTTAAGTGGCAAAGAACCAATGATTTTAAAG TTTTTAGCCCTGCAGGACTTGGCTTTGTTGTCTCAACACTCCCCATCAAGAAGACAAGAAGTCTTTAGCCTGAGTCAGCCTG GTGGTCATCCTCACAATTGGAGTGCCATATGTAAGGAGTGTCTGTCTCTCATCAATGACCTCACTCAGAGGCTGGTGACTTACCATGAAGTTGTTTCCTTCAATGGGAGGGCCAAGCCACAGTCCATCGGCAGAGATCAGCAGTCCACCTCCTCAGACAGCTCAG TGGCATCAGGTATGGAAGAACTGGCAAAAACTCCCTGGGTGAGTTCAGCGAGCCACACCACTGGAGTTATGCCCCTAAGATCTTCTATGACAGCCATGTCCGGCCCCCAGGCAGCTGGCTTCACCCCCAAGTCTGATAGCCCGTTTGCTTCTCCTGCCATGAAGCGCCTGGTTGGGGGGCAGGACCCCTTCTCACCCTGGTTTGGCTCAGTGCAGAGCCCTCATGTGACCAGGAGGAGGCCCAAGCTGTGGACTTCCTCTACAG CAGGGTCTCCTCTAAATGGCAGTCCTTCAGCCTCCCCAGCTGAATCGCCCATCCCTTCTCCTGCCACGCGCACACCAAGCTTCCTCACCCTGTGGGTCCACAACCGACAGGAGCAG CTTCCAGAAGCCTCAAGTCAAGCCCTTTTTGCTGACAGTCAAGCTCACATTTGGGCGCTGGAAG GCTTATCCCATCTAGTTGTGGCCTCGTACACAGAAGACCGATTTGGTGTGGTACAGACTACGTTTTCCAGCATACTGAGCTCAATGCTGATTTTGCAAGAG GCAGTGGACAAGCACTTCAAGTTGCCCCATGCCTCCAGCAAACCTGTACGGTCTTCCTTCAACCTTGAGGATACAACCTACAAAACTCTACGTTTCGCACTGAGAGCAGCCCTGAAGACGGCCATCTACAGGATTACAACCACTTTTGGCCAGCACATATA TGCTGTGCAAATGTCAGGAGAGCATCGAAAGAGGCTCCAACAGTTCATGGAGTACAGAGAGTAA
- the ndc1 gene encoding nucleoporin NDC1 isoform X2: MFLLGHSHWFLSKVIWWRAAASTAWTVLLLPVTTALFIVLSKASLFHPIQWISESVSLFYGSYVIFCLLILTAVVLFVGFFNLEYYTVVPSIPCTRIALLGKVLHPQQFVHSLAHCMMGMVVAWCASVMIGGRYKFIASPCTEDSGGSAHQMCLNEYHLFLLLAGAFIGYSYSLLGVVRNMNYVSFHTVQFKYLRFKGALPLVVKYSAVQSLYSLRNYCIFYFFFGYVPRAWICTTMNLHKNSSVTALDTVAGLLDLSLLYHLWISGTFLLVIWYTTMLLFKIYISEAYSVPVQSSFSEDIFQCLPAVLSGKEPMILKFLALQDLALLSQHSPSRRQEVFSLSQPGGHPHNWSAICKECLSLINDLTQRLVTYHEVVSFNGRAKPQSIGRDQQSTSSDSSVASGMEELAKTPWVSSASHTTGVMPLRSSMTAMSGPQAAGFTPKSDSPFASPAMKRLVGGQDPFSPWFGSVQSPHVTRRRPKLWTSSTAGSPLNGSPSASPAESPIPSPATRTPSFLTLWVHNRQEQVKNFLAKRALIMYLFNKLPEASSQALFADSQAHIWALEGLSHLVVASYTEDRFGVVQTTFSSILSSMLILQEAVDKHFKLPHASSKPVRSSFNLEDTTYKTLRFALRAALKTAIYRITTTFGQHIYAVQMSGEHRKRLQQFMEYRE; the protein is encoded by the exons ATGTTTCTACTTGGGCACAGTCATTGGTTCCTTTCTAAG GTTATTTGGTGGAGAGCTGCTGCCAGCACTGCATGGACAGTGTTGCTGTTACCAGTCACCACAGCTTTGTTCATAGTTTTGAGCAAAGCTAGTTTGTTCCATCCCATCCAGTGGATTTCTG AATCCGTGAGTCTCTTCTATGGCTCCTACGTCATTTTCTGTCTCCTCATCCTTACTGCGGTTGTGCTGTTTGTTGGGTTCTTCAACCTGGAATATTACACCG TGGTGCCCTCCATCCCTTGCACCAGGATAGCCCTGTTGGGAAAAGTGCTTCATCCTCAGCAGTTTGTCCACTCGTTGGCCCATTGCATGATGGGCATGGTGGTGGCATGGTGTGCGTCTGTGATGATCGGAGGGAGATATAAATTCATAGCCTCCCCATGCACTGAGGATAGCGG TGGCAGTGCTCATCAGATGTGTCTAAATGAGTATCATCTCTTCTTGCTATTGGCTGGAGCCTTTATTGGATACAGTTACAGCCTTCTTGGAGTGGTTAGAAATATGAACTATGTTTCATTTCACACCGTACAG TTCAAGTACCTGCGTTTCAAGGGAGCACTGCCTCTGGTTGTGAAGTACAGTGCAGTTCAGTCGTTGTATTCATTACGGAACTAttgcattttctattttttcttcg GATATGTGCCCAGAGCCTGGATTTGTACTACAATGAACCTTCATAAAAACAG CTCTGTCACTGCCCTGGACACAGTCGCTGGACTCCTGGACCTCTCCTTGCTTTACCATCTGTGGATCAGTGGCACCTTCCTTCTGGTCATCTGGTACACCACCATGCTTCTCTTCAAGATTTACATCAGTGAG gCGTACAGTGTACCTGTGCAGTCATCATTTTCTGAGGACATATTCCAATGCCTTCCTGCAGTTTTAAGTGGCAAAGAACCAATGATTTTAAAG TTTTTAGCCCTGCAGGACTTGGCTTTGTTGTCTCAACACTCCCCATCAAGAAGACAAGAAGTCTTTAGCCTGAGTCAGCCTG GTGGTCATCCTCACAATTGGAGTGCCATATGTAAGGAGTGTCTGTCTCTCATCAATGACCTCACTCAGAGGCTGGTGACTTACCATGAAGTTGTTTCCTTCAATGGGAGGGCCAAGCCACAGTCCATCGGCAGAGATCAGCAGTCCACCTCCTCAGACAGCTCAG TGGCATCAGGTATGGAAGAACTGGCAAAAACTCCCTGGGTGAGTTCAGCGAGCCACACCACTGGAGTTATGCCCCTAAGATCTTCTATGACAGCCATGTCCGGCCCCCAGGCAGCTGGCTTCACCCCCAAGTCTGATAGCCCGTTTGCTTCTCCTGCCATGAAGCGCCTGGTTGGGGGGCAGGACCCCTTCTCACCCTGGTTTGGCTCAGTGCAGAGCCCTCATGTGACCAGGAGGAGGCCCAAGCTGTGGACTTCCTCTACAG CAGGGTCTCCTCTAAATGGCAGTCCTTCAGCCTCCCCAGCTGAATCGCCCATCCCTTCTCCTGCCACGCGCACACCAAGCTTCCTCACCCTGTGGGTCCACAACCGACAGGAGCAG gTTAAAAATTTCTTGGCTAAGCGGGCACTGATAATGTACTTATTTAATAAG CTTCCAGAAGCCTCAAGTCAAGCCCTTTTTGCTGACAGTCAAGCTCACATTTGGGCGCTGGAAG GCTTATCCCATCTAGTTGTGGCCTCGTACACAGAAGACCGATTTGGTGTGGTACAGACTACGTTTTCCAGCATACTGAGCTCAATGCTGATTTTGCAAGAG GCAGTGGACAAGCACTTCAAGTTGCCCCATGCCTCCAGCAAACCTGTACGGTCTTCCTTCAACCTTGAGGATACAACCTACAAAACTCTACGTTTCGCACTGAGAGCAGCCCTGAAGACGGCCATCTACAGGATTACAACCACTTTTGGCCAGCACATATA TGCTGTGCAAATGTCAGGAGAGCATCGAAAGAGGCTCCAACAGTTCATGGAGTACAGAGAGTAA
- the ndc1 gene encoding nucleoporin NDC1 isoform X1 produces MFLLGHSHWFLSKVIWWRAAASTAWTVLLLPVTTALFIVLSKASLFHPIQWISESVSLFYGSYVIFCLLILTAVVLFVGFFNLEYYTVVPSIPCTRIALLGKVLHPQQFVHSLAHCMMGMVVAWCASVMIGGRYKFIASPCTEDSGGSAHQMCLNEYHLFLLLAGAFIGYSYSLLGVVRNMNYVSFHTVQQFKYLRFKGALPLVVKYSAVQSLYSLRNYCIFYFFFGYVPRAWICTTMNLHKNSSVTALDTVAGLLDLSLLYHLWISGTFLLVIWYTTMLLFKIYISEAYSVPVQSSFSEDIFQCLPAVLSGKEPMILKFLALQDLALLSQHSPSRRQEVFSLSQPGGHPHNWSAICKECLSLINDLTQRLVTYHEVVSFNGRAKPQSIGRDQQSTSSDSSVASGMEELAKTPWVSSASHTTGVMPLRSSMTAMSGPQAAGFTPKSDSPFASPAMKRLVGGQDPFSPWFGSVQSPHVTRRRPKLWTSSTAGSPLNGSPSASPAESPIPSPATRTPSFLTLWVHNRQEQVKNFLAKRALIMYLFNKLPEASSQALFADSQAHIWALEGLSHLVVASYTEDRFGVVQTTFSSILSSMLILQEAVDKHFKLPHASSKPVRSSFNLEDTTYKTLRFALRAALKTAIYRITTTFGQHIYAVQMSGEHRKRLQQFMEYRE; encoded by the exons ATGTTTCTACTTGGGCACAGTCATTGGTTCCTTTCTAAG GTTATTTGGTGGAGAGCTGCTGCCAGCACTGCATGGACAGTGTTGCTGTTACCAGTCACCACAGCTTTGTTCATAGTTTTGAGCAAAGCTAGTTTGTTCCATCCCATCCAGTGGATTTCTG AATCCGTGAGTCTCTTCTATGGCTCCTACGTCATTTTCTGTCTCCTCATCCTTACTGCGGTTGTGCTGTTTGTTGGGTTCTTCAACCTGGAATATTACACCG TGGTGCCCTCCATCCCTTGCACCAGGATAGCCCTGTTGGGAAAAGTGCTTCATCCTCAGCAGTTTGTCCACTCGTTGGCCCATTGCATGATGGGCATGGTGGTGGCATGGTGTGCGTCTGTGATGATCGGAGGGAGATATAAATTCATAGCCTCCCCATGCACTGAGGATAGCGG TGGCAGTGCTCATCAGATGTGTCTAAATGAGTATCATCTCTTCTTGCTATTGGCTGGAGCCTTTATTGGATACAGTTACAGCCTTCTTGGAGTGGTTAGAAATATGAACTATGTTTCATTTCACACCGTACAG CAGTTCAAGTACCTGCGTTTCAAGGGAGCACTGCCTCTGGTTGTGAAGTACAGTGCAGTTCAGTCGTTGTATTCATTACGGAACTAttgcattttctattttttcttcg GATATGTGCCCAGAGCCTGGATTTGTACTACAATGAACCTTCATAAAAACAG CTCTGTCACTGCCCTGGACACAGTCGCTGGACTCCTGGACCTCTCCTTGCTTTACCATCTGTGGATCAGTGGCACCTTCCTTCTGGTCATCTGGTACACCACCATGCTTCTCTTCAAGATTTACATCAGTGAG gCGTACAGTGTACCTGTGCAGTCATCATTTTCTGAGGACATATTCCAATGCCTTCCTGCAGTTTTAAGTGGCAAAGAACCAATGATTTTAAAG TTTTTAGCCCTGCAGGACTTGGCTTTGTTGTCTCAACACTCCCCATCAAGAAGACAAGAAGTCTTTAGCCTGAGTCAGCCTG GTGGTCATCCTCACAATTGGAGTGCCATATGTAAGGAGTGTCTGTCTCTCATCAATGACCTCACTCAGAGGCTGGTGACTTACCATGAAGTTGTTTCCTTCAATGGGAGGGCCAAGCCACAGTCCATCGGCAGAGATCAGCAGTCCACCTCCTCAGACAGCTCAG TGGCATCAGGTATGGAAGAACTGGCAAAAACTCCCTGGGTGAGTTCAGCGAGCCACACCACTGGAGTTATGCCCCTAAGATCTTCTATGACAGCCATGTCCGGCCCCCAGGCAGCTGGCTTCACCCCCAAGTCTGATAGCCCGTTTGCTTCTCCTGCCATGAAGCGCCTGGTTGGGGGGCAGGACCCCTTCTCACCCTGGTTTGGCTCAGTGCAGAGCCCTCATGTGACCAGGAGGAGGCCCAAGCTGTGGACTTCCTCTACAG CAGGGTCTCCTCTAAATGGCAGTCCTTCAGCCTCCCCAGCTGAATCGCCCATCCCTTCTCCTGCCACGCGCACACCAAGCTTCCTCACCCTGTGGGTCCACAACCGACAGGAGCAG gTTAAAAATTTCTTGGCTAAGCGGGCACTGATAATGTACTTATTTAATAAG CTTCCAGAAGCCTCAAGTCAAGCCCTTTTTGCTGACAGTCAAGCTCACATTTGGGCGCTGGAAG GCTTATCCCATCTAGTTGTGGCCTCGTACACAGAAGACCGATTTGGTGTGGTACAGACTACGTTTTCCAGCATACTGAGCTCAATGCTGATTTTGCAAGAG GCAGTGGACAAGCACTTCAAGTTGCCCCATGCCTCCAGCAAACCTGTACGGTCTTCCTTCAACCTTGAGGATACAACCTACAAAACTCTACGTTTCGCACTGAGAGCAGCCCTGAAGACGGCCATCTACAGGATTACAACCACTTTTGGCCAGCACATATA TGCTGTGCAAATGTCAGGAGAGCATCGAAAGAGGCTCCAACAGTTCATGGAGTACAGAGAGTAA
- the ndc1 gene encoding nucleoporin NDC1 isoform X4, whose amino-acid sequence MFLLGHSHWFLSKVIWWRAAASTAWTVLLLPVTTALFIVLSKASLFHPIQWISESVSLFYGSYVIFCLLILTAVVLFVGFFNLEYYTVVPSIPCTRIALLGKVLHPQQFVHSLAHCMMGMVVAWCASVMIGGRYKFIASPCTEDSGAHQMCLNEYHLFLLLAGAFIGYSYSLLGVVRNMNYVSFHTVQQFKYLRFKGALPLVVKYSAVQSLYSLRNYCIFYFFFGYVPRAWICTTMNLHKNSSVTALDTVAGLLDLSLLYHLWISGTFLLVIWYTTMLLFKIYISEAYSVPVQSSFSEDIFQCLPAVLSGKEPMILKFLALQDLALLSQHSPSRRQEVFSLSQPGGHPHNWSAICKECLSLINDLTQRLVTYHEVVSFNGRAKPQSIGRDQQSTSSDSSVASGMEELAKTPWVSSASHTTGVMPLRSSMTAMSGPQAAGFTPKSDSPFASPAMKRLVGGQDPFSPWFGSVQSPHVTRRRPKLWTSSTAGSPLNGSPSASPAESPIPSPATRTPSFLTLWVHNRQEQVKNFLAKRALIMYLFNKLPEASSQALFADSQAHIWALEGLSHLVVASYTEDRFGVVQTTFSSILSSMLILQEAVDKHFKLPHASSKPVRSSFNLEDTTYKTLRFALRAALKTAIYRITTTFGQHIYAVQMSGEHRKRLQQFMEYRE is encoded by the exons ATGTTTCTACTTGGGCACAGTCATTGGTTCCTTTCTAAG GTTATTTGGTGGAGAGCTGCTGCCAGCACTGCATGGACAGTGTTGCTGTTACCAGTCACCACAGCTTTGTTCATAGTTTTGAGCAAAGCTAGTTTGTTCCATCCCATCCAGTGGATTTCTG AATCCGTGAGTCTCTTCTATGGCTCCTACGTCATTTTCTGTCTCCTCATCCTTACTGCGGTTGTGCTGTTTGTTGGGTTCTTCAACCTGGAATATTACACCG TGGTGCCCTCCATCCCTTGCACCAGGATAGCCCTGTTGGGAAAAGTGCTTCATCCTCAGCAGTTTGTCCACTCGTTGGCCCATTGCATGATGGGCATGGTGGTGGCATGGTGTGCGTCTGTGATGATCGGAGGGAGATATAAATTCATAGCCTCCCCATGCACTGAGGATAGCGG TGCTCATCAGATGTGTCTAAATGAGTATCATCTCTTCTTGCTATTGGCTGGAGCCTTTATTGGATACAGTTACAGCCTTCTTGGAGTGGTTAGAAATATGAACTATGTTTCATTTCACACCGTACAG CAGTTCAAGTACCTGCGTTTCAAGGGAGCACTGCCTCTGGTTGTGAAGTACAGTGCAGTTCAGTCGTTGTATTCATTACGGAACTAttgcattttctattttttcttcg GATATGTGCCCAGAGCCTGGATTTGTACTACAATGAACCTTCATAAAAACAG CTCTGTCACTGCCCTGGACACAGTCGCTGGACTCCTGGACCTCTCCTTGCTTTACCATCTGTGGATCAGTGGCACCTTCCTTCTGGTCATCTGGTACACCACCATGCTTCTCTTCAAGATTTACATCAGTGAG gCGTACAGTGTACCTGTGCAGTCATCATTTTCTGAGGACATATTCCAATGCCTTCCTGCAGTTTTAAGTGGCAAAGAACCAATGATTTTAAAG TTTTTAGCCCTGCAGGACTTGGCTTTGTTGTCTCAACACTCCCCATCAAGAAGACAAGAAGTCTTTAGCCTGAGTCAGCCTG GTGGTCATCCTCACAATTGGAGTGCCATATGTAAGGAGTGTCTGTCTCTCATCAATGACCTCACTCAGAGGCTGGTGACTTACCATGAAGTTGTTTCCTTCAATGGGAGGGCCAAGCCACAGTCCATCGGCAGAGATCAGCAGTCCACCTCCTCAGACAGCTCAG TGGCATCAGGTATGGAAGAACTGGCAAAAACTCCCTGGGTGAGTTCAGCGAGCCACACCACTGGAGTTATGCCCCTAAGATCTTCTATGACAGCCATGTCCGGCCCCCAGGCAGCTGGCTTCACCCCCAAGTCTGATAGCCCGTTTGCTTCTCCTGCCATGAAGCGCCTGGTTGGGGGGCAGGACCCCTTCTCACCCTGGTTTGGCTCAGTGCAGAGCCCTCATGTGACCAGGAGGAGGCCCAAGCTGTGGACTTCCTCTACAG CAGGGTCTCCTCTAAATGGCAGTCCTTCAGCCTCCCCAGCTGAATCGCCCATCCCTTCTCCTGCCACGCGCACACCAAGCTTCCTCACCCTGTGGGTCCACAACCGACAGGAGCAG gTTAAAAATTTCTTGGCTAAGCGGGCACTGATAATGTACTTATTTAATAAG CTTCCAGAAGCCTCAAGTCAAGCCCTTTTTGCTGACAGTCAAGCTCACATTTGGGCGCTGGAAG GCTTATCCCATCTAGTTGTGGCCTCGTACACAGAAGACCGATTTGGTGTGGTACAGACTACGTTTTCCAGCATACTGAGCTCAATGCTGATTTTGCAAGAG GCAGTGGACAAGCACTTCAAGTTGCCCCATGCCTCCAGCAAACCTGTACGGTCTTCCTTCAACCTTGAGGATACAACCTACAAAACTCTACGTTTCGCACTGAGAGCAGCCCTGAAGACGGCCATCTACAGGATTACAACCACTTTTGGCCAGCACATATA TGCTGTGCAAATGTCAGGAGAGCATCGAAAGAGGCTCCAACAGTTCATGGAGTACAGAGAGTAA
- the ndc1 gene encoding nucleoporin NDC1 isoform X5 yields MFLLGHSHWFLSKVIWWRAAASTAWTVLLLPVTTALFIVLSKASLFHPIQWISESVSLFYGSYVIFCLLILTAVVLFVGFFNLEYYTVVPSIPCTRIALLGKVLHPQQFVHSLAHCMMGMVVAWCASVMIGGRYKFIASPCTEDSGAHQMCLNEYHLFLLLAGAFIGYSYSLLGVVRNMNYVSFHTVQQFKYLRFKGALPLVVKYSAVQSLYSLRNYCIFYFFFGYVPRAWICTTMNLHKNSSVTALDTVAGLLDLSLLYHLWISGTFLLVIWYTTMLLFKIYISEAYSVPVQSSFSEDIFQCLPAVLSGKEPMILKFLALQDLALLSQHSPSRRQEVFSLSQPGGHPHNWSAICKECLSLINDLTQRLVTYHEVVSFNGRAKPQSIGRDQQSTSSDSSVASGMEELAKTPWVSSASHTTGVMPLRSSMTAMSGPQAAGFTPKSDSPFASPAMKRLVGGQDPFSPWFGSVQSPHVTRRRPKLWTSSTGSPLNGSPSASPAESPIPSPATRTPSFLTLWVHNRQEQVKNFLAKRALIMYLFNKLPEASSQALFADSQAHIWALEGLSHLVVASYTEDRFGVVQTTFSSILSSMLILQEAVDKHFKLPHASSKPVRSSFNLEDTTYKTLRFALRAALKTAIYRITTTFGQHIYAVQMSGEHRKRLQQFMEYRE; encoded by the exons ATGTTTCTACTTGGGCACAGTCATTGGTTCCTTTCTAAG GTTATTTGGTGGAGAGCTGCTGCCAGCACTGCATGGACAGTGTTGCTGTTACCAGTCACCACAGCTTTGTTCATAGTTTTGAGCAAAGCTAGTTTGTTCCATCCCATCCAGTGGATTTCTG AATCCGTGAGTCTCTTCTATGGCTCCTACGTCATTTTCTGTCTCCTCATCCTTACTGCGGTTGTGCTGTTTGTTGGGTTCTTCAACCTGGAATATTACACCG TGGTGCCCTCCATCCCTTGCACCAGGATAGCCCTGTTGGGAAAAGTGCTTCATCCTCAGCAGTTTGTCCACTCGTTGGCCCATTGCATGATGGGCATGGTGGTGGCATGGTGTGCGTCTGTGATGATCGGAGGGAGATATAAATTCATAGCCTCCCCATGCACTGAGGATAGCGG TGCTCATCAGATGTGTCTAAATGAGTATCATCTCTTCTTGCTATTGGCTGGAGCCTTTATTGGATACAGTTACAGCCTTCTTGGAGTGGTTAGAAATATGAACTATGTTTCATTTCACACCGTACAG CAGTTCAAGTACCTGCGTTTCAAGGGAGCACTGCCTCTGGTTGTGAAGTACAGTGCAGTTCAGTCGTTGTATTCATTACGGAACTAttgcattttctattttttcttcg GATATGTGCCCAGAGCCTGGATTTGTACTACAATGAACCTTCATAAAAACAG CTCTGTCACTGCCCTGGACACAGTCGCTGGACTCCTGGACCTCTCCTTGCTTTACCATCTGTGGATCAGTGGCACCTTCCTTCTGGTCATCTGGTACACCACCATGCTTCTCTTCAAGATTTACATCAGTGAG gCGTACAGTGTACCTGTGCAGTCATCATTTTCTGAGGACATATTCCAATGCCTTCCTGCAGTTTTAAGTGGCAAAGAACCAATGATTTTAAAG TTTTTAGCCCTGCAGGACTTGGCTTTGTTGTCTCAACACTCCCCATCAAGAAGACAAGAAGTCTTTAGCCTGAGTCAGCCTG GTGGTCATCCTCACAATTGGAGTGCCATATGTAAGGAGTGTCTGTCTCTCATCAATGACCTCACTCAGAGGCTGGTGACTTACCATGAAGTTGTTTCCTTCAATGGGAGGGCCAAGCCACAGTCCATCGGCAGAGATCAGCAGTCCACCTCCTCAGACAGCTCAG TGGCATCAGGTATGGAAGAACTGGCAAAAACTCCCTGGGTGAGTTCAGCGAGCCACACCACTGGAGTTATGCCCCTAAGATCTTCTATGACAGCCATGTCCGGCCCCCAGGCAGCTGGCTTCACCCCCAAGTCTGATAGCCCGTTTGCTTCTCCTGCCATGAAGCGCCTGGTTGGGGGGCAGGACCCCTTCTCACCCTGGTTTGGCTCAGTGCAGAGCCCTCATGTGACCAGGAGGAGGCCCAAGCTGTGGACTTCCTCTACAG GGTCTCCTCTAAATGGCAGTCCTTCAGCCTCCCCAGCTGAATCGCCCATCCCTTCTCCTGCCACGCGCACACCAAGCTTCCTCACCCTGTGGGTCCACAACCGACAGGAGCAG gTTAAAAATTTCTTGGCTAAGCGGGCACTGATAATGTACTTATTTAATAAG CTTCCAGAAGCCTCAAGTCAAGCCCTTTTTGCTGACAGTCAAGCTCACATTTGGGCGCTGGAAG GCTTATCCCATCTAGTTGTGGCCTCGTACACAGAAGACCGATTTGGTGTGGTACAGACTACGTTTTCCAGCATACTGAGCTCAATGCTGATTTTGCAAGAG GCAGTGGACAAGCACTTCAAGTTGCCCCATGCCTCCAGCAAACCTGTACGGTCTTCCTTCAACCTTGAGGATACAACCTACAAAACTCTACGTTTCGCACTGAGAGCAGCCCTGAAGACGGCCATCTACAGGATTACAACCACTTTTGGCCAGCACATATA TGCTGTGCAAATGTCAGGAGAGCATCGAAAGAGGCTCCAACAGTTCATGGAGTACAGAGAGTAA